The following are encoded together in the Spiroplasma apis B31 genome:
- a CDS encoding motility associated factor glycosyltransferase family protein — MKNRIFIVTCENNLNLSLFDKNSIFIGVERGCIDIINKNIKLSFAVSDFDNVEENEMKLIEKNAESLTILDAQKDWLDGKEAIKLAKTLDYSEIIFICKPTKRMDMNLSVIDFVLRDDVKILNDNSYIFKLKVGSNKILFNQFQDYTYITLFAIENTTVTIENLKYEVQNLILEPYSTRAYSNCFSMNKDANIIVSKPAIIIFNK, encoded by the coding sequence TTGAAAAATAGAATCTTTATAGTGACCTGTGAGAACAACCTGAATCTTTCTTTATTTGATAAAAACTCTATTTTTATTGGTGTTGAAAGAGGATGCATTGACATCATCAATAAAAACATAAAGTTGAGTTTTGCTGTTAGCGACTTTGATAATGTTGAAGAAAATGAAATGAAACTAATTGAAAAAAACGCAGAGAGTCTAACTATTTTAGATGCACAAAAGGACTGACTAGATGGTAAAGAAGCTATAAAACTTGCTAAAACTCTTGATTACAGCGAGATAATCTTCATTTGCAAACCCACTAAAAGAATGGATATGAATTTAAGTGTTATAGATTTTGTGCTAAGAGATGATGTTAAAATTTTGAATGACAATAGTTACATTTTTAAATTAAAAGTCGGAAGTAATAAAATATTATTTAACCAATTTCAAGATTATACATACATAACATTGTTTGCGATTGAAAACACAACTGTCACAATTGAAAACTTAAAATATGAGGTTCAGAATCTTATCTTAGAACCTTATTCAACTCGAGCATATTCAAATTGCTTTAGCATGAATAAAGATGCAAATATTATTGTATCTAAACCTGCCATAATAATTTTTAACAAGTAA
- the rpe gene encoding ribulose-phosphate 3-epimerase yields MKKYSVATSILTADFLNLGNELEKLQKAGIKWLHYDVMDFHFVKNLTFGPKILADINKKYNFKIDIHLMVKILNWSVEEYLKTFIEAGTNQISVHYESLTDLQIKDFIKVCKKHNIKSSLAINPDTGVDEIQSYLPELDNVLVMSVYPGFGGQVFLNASIEKIESLVKLREKNNYKYLIEVDGGINAETSILVKEAGVDMLVAGSFLVNGDTAKLCERVELLEK; encoded by the coding sequence ATGAAAAAATATAGTGTAGCGACAAGTATATTAACTGCAGATTTTTTGAACCTTGGTAACGAGTTAGAAAAATTACAAAAAGCTGGAATAAAATGACTTCATTACGATGTTATGGATTTTCACTTTGTAAAAAATTTAACTTTTGGTCCTAAAATATTAGCGGATATAAATAAAAAGTATAATTTTAAAATCGATATTCATTTAATGGTCAAAATATTAAATTGATCTGTAGAGGAATATCTAAAAACATTCATTGAAGCGGGAACTAATCAAATTTCAGTTCACTATGAATCATTAACAGATTTACAAATAAAGGACTTTATAAAAGTTTGTAAAAAGCATAATATAAAATCATCATTGGCAATTAACCCAGATACAGGTGTGGATGAGATACAAAGTTATCTACCAGAATTAGATAATGTTTTAGTTATGAGTGTTTATCCTGGATTTGGTGGACAAGTATTTTTAAATGCATCTATAGAAAAAATTGAATCACTAGTAAAACTTAGGGAAAAAAATAATTATAAGTACTTGATTGAAGTGGACGGTGGTATAAATGCCGAGACTTCAATACTTGTTAAAGAGGCCGGGGTTGATATGTTGGTGGCAGGAAGTTTCTTAGTAAATGGTGATACTGCAAAATTATGTGAAAGAGTTGAGTTACTTGAAAAATAG
- a CDS encoding DAK2 domain-containing protein, with protein sequence MKEVQLLKGMITSGVNNIYNNYPHIDKLNVFPVPDGDTGTNMNLTCTNGYSEISQGDFDSIGSLMSKFSRGLIMGARGNSGVIFSQIIKGFSNGMKDKEQLNLETWKVAFKQAKEVAYAAVMKPVEGTILTVIRETSDFVNSIEDNEMDIKEFWDKTIKRANTSLEGTPDLLPPLKEVGVVDSGGYGLVKFLEGMQHFAKTNKPIAKTKKLEENTGGNIDMVIEDEFGYCTEAIVILNDELIDKLNVNTVRSTFEQYGNTSIVAVIDNDILKVHTHALMPGQILTYLQQFGEFKTIKVENMNLQAEKHVNDTSSKGSEANKAAQGQRMLSNPFATIAVVRSKEMQKYFKEELNIDFVIDGGPKMNPSTQDFLKAIQKVDAKVVYIFPNDANVLLAAKQAKDLEKMSKVVVLETKTIPQGITGYLSLDPDETPKKNESNINKAIKSVTSVSINKAARDAVIDGVKISKDQYMIIVDKKITFAANSLKDIFTKSLAKYITSKTEIITIFTGLDASFKDISDLRKYLDENYDVEYEVVEGGQEVYTFIMGIE encoded by the coding sequence ATGAAAGAAGTGCAATTATTAAAAGGCATGATCACGAGTGGTGTAAATAACATTTACAATAATTACCCTCACATCGATAAATTAAACGTTTTTCCTGTGCCAGATGGAGATACAGGAACAAACATGAATTTAACTTGTACTAACGGTTATTCAGAAATTAGTCAAGGTGACTTTGACAGTATCGGGTCATTAATGTCAAAGTTTTCAAGGGGTCTAATTATGGGAGCTCGTGGTAATTCAGGTGTTATTTTTTCACAAATTATCAAAGGATTCTCAAACGGGATGAAAGATAAAGAACAACTTAATCTTGAAACATGAAAAGTAGCATTCAAACAAGCTAAAGAAGTAGCTTATGCAGCTGTTATGAAACCAGTTGAGGGTACAATTTTAACTGTTATAAGAGAGACAAGTGATTTTGTTAATTCGATCGAAGACAATGAGATGGACATTAAAGAGTTTTGAGATAAAACTATAAAAAGAGCAAACACATCACTAGAAGGTACACCCGACTTATTACCACCATTGAAAGAAGTTGGTGTTGTTGATAGCGGTGGATACGGGCTAGTAAAATTTTTAGAAGGTATGCAACACTTCGCTAAAACTAACAAACCGATCGCTAAAACAAAAAAACTTGAAGAAAATACTGGTGGAAACATCGATATGGTTATCGAAGATGAGTTCGGTTATTGTACTGAGGCAATTGTTATATTAAATGATGAATTGATTGATAAATTGAACGTAAATACAGTTAGAAGTACATTCGAACAATACGGTAACACTTCTATAGTTGCTGTAATAGACAATGACATTTTAAAAGTACACACACATGCACTTATGCCAGGACAAATACTTACATATCTTCAACAGTTCGGGGAATTCAAGACCATTAAAGTGGAAAACATGAACTTGCAGGCTGAAAAACATGTAAATGATACTTCTAGTAAGGGAAGCGAAGCTAATAAAGCAGCACAAGGACAACGTATGCTTTCTAATCCATTCGCAACAATTGCGGTAGTTCGCTCAAAAGAAATGCAAAAATACTTTAAAGAAGAACTTAATATTGATTTTGTAATTGACGGTGGTCCTAAAATGAACCCTTCAACACAAGATTTTCTAAAAGCAATTCAAAAAGTAGACGCAAAAGTAGTTTATATTTTTCCAAATGATGCAAACGTACTATTAGCAGCAAAACAGGCAAAAGATTTGGAAAAAATGTCTAAGGTTGTTGTTTTAGAAACTAAAACTATTCCCCAAGGAATTACTGGGTATTTATCATTAGATCCTGATGAAACTCCTAAGAAAAACGAATCAAATATCAATAAGGCAATTAAGTCTGTTACTTCTGTATCAATAAACAAAGCTGCTAGAGATGCAGTGATCGATGGTGTTAAAATTTCTAAAGATCAATACATGATAATTGTTGATAAAAAAATTACATTTGCAGCTAATTCATTAAAAGATATCTTCACAAAGTCATTAGCAAAATACATAACCTCTAAAACTGAGATAATTACCATCTTCACTGGATTAGATGCTTCATTCAAAGACATAAGTGATCTAAGGAAATATTTAGATGAGAACTATGATGTTGAATACGAAGTAGTCGAAGGTGGACAAGAAGTTTACACATTTATTATGGGTATAGAATAA
- the rsmD gene encoding 16S rRNA (guanine(966)-N(2))-methyltransferase RsmD → MHVISGKYRRRKLKTLEGLNTRPTTARVKEDMFNILDNYFIMDNKISLDLFGGSGALSIEGLSRGIKYAYINDHYKPALKVIEQNLKGIDANSYKLLNLDFVDLMKYLKKQSIKVDLIYLDPPFAKTEYYYTFFELVLQDSILNNYGIVITESENELELNKIELLKLLKFKQYKNKYLYVFRLEKEGISDE, encoded by the coding sequence ATGCATGTAATTAGTGGAAAATACAGAAGAAGAAAATTAAAAACACTTGAAGGGTTGAATACAAGACCAACTACAGCAAGAGTAAAAGAAGATATGTTCAATATCTTAGATAATTATTTTATTATGGATAATAAAATTAGTTTAGATTTATTTGGTGGTAGTGGTGCTCTTTCAATTGAAGGTTTATCACGCGGCATTAAATATGCATACATAAATGATCATTATAAACCGGCTTTAAAAGTTATCGAACAAAATTTGAAAGGCATTGATGCTAATAGCTATAAACTTTTGAATTTAGATTTTGTTGATTTAATGAAATATTTAAAAAAACAGTCAATAAAAGTGGATTTGATATATTTAGATCCTCCGTTTGCTAAAACCGAGTATTACTATACTTTCTTTGAGTTGGTTTTGCAAGATTCGATTTTAAATAATTATGGTATAGTTATTACAGAATCAGAAAACGAATTAGAATTAAATAAAATTGAATTATTAAAACTATTAAAGTTTAAGCAATACAAAAATAAATATCTTTATGTATTTAGATTAGAAAAAGAGGGCATTAGCGATGAATAA
- a CDS encoding PP2C family protein-serine/threonine phosphatase, with translation MKFKHTLLTDIGNYRKANQDYLDFCTNKNGDAFGIVCDGMGGHAHGEVASKIAVEKFVDLFKKQNFSGMNQKAINRWLRNSVSEILNEMVEYSNDHFETRDMGTTLTAILFTQGSAFVINIGDSRTYKLVDDKLFQISQDQNLWNSTPEAERKDIQMSGLYERANDITFWKVLTSALGPQKTLRIDTYYIDSPTGVYMLTSDGVHDYIDEDIVAATLSNRKIKLKEKAHTIIEDAKDNVSTDNLSILIIEVE, from the coding sequence ATGAAATTTAAACATACATTACTAACTGATATTGGAAATTATCGTAAAGCAAACCAAGACTATCTAGATTTTTGTACAAATAAAAATGGTGATGCTTTCGGAATAGTGTGCGACGGAATGGGTGGACACGCTCATGGAGAGGTTGCCTCAAAAATAGCGGTTGAAAAATTCGTCGATTTATTTAAAAAACAGAACTTTTCAGGTATGAACCAAAAGGCTATAAACAGATGACTAAGAAACTCAGTCAGTGAAATATTAAATGAAATGGTCGAGTACTCTAATGATCATTTCGAAACAAGAGATATGGGAACTACTCTTACAGCTATTTTATTCACTCAAGGTAGTGCATTTGTTATAAATATTGGAGACTCTCGAACATATAAGTTAGTTGATGACAAGCTATTCCAAATATCACAAGATCAAAATCTTTGAAACTCAACGCCAGAGGCCGAGCGCAAGGATATACAAATGTCTGGATTATACGAACGAGCTAATGACATTACTTTTTGAAAAGTTTTAACAAGTGCATTAGGACCGCAAAAAACGTTGAGAATAGATACCTATTATATTGATAGTCCAACCGGTGTTTATATGCTAACTTCTGATGGAGTTCACGATTATATCGATGAAGACATTGTTGCTGCAACTTTATCAAACAGAAAAATAAAATTAAAAGAAAAGGCACATACCATCATAGAAGATGCTAAAGACAATGTTTCCACAGATAATTTATCAATTTTAATTATTGAAGTAGAGTAA
- the gmk gene encoding guanylate kinase, whose amino-acid sequence MNKKGKIIILSGPSGVGKGTVNKAISKDKSLNLVQSISMTTRAPRPGEVDGVDYYFVDKETFEDAIQHNELIEYAEFIGNFYGTPRKSVYEKIKNGENVILEIEVVGATQVLKKEKKEDLISIFLMPPSLKSLEQRLRRRGTEQESIIKQRLDKALLEIPLKHKYQYVIEIDSVENAVAKVKEVLTKENTLDIPYEKSYYYSLRNKVEKLVKDQYSFFVENWKENVENLGIKQKISNFSFHDYLVDILTDKTYAHVLASEDIEILDNSDFIDSIVEHFMIDVNFFSIEQREF is encoded by the coding sequence ATGAATAAAAAGGGTAAAATTATTATTTTATCAGGACCATCAGGTGTAGGTAAAGGGACGGTCAACAAGGCCATAAGTAAGGATAAGAGTCTAAATTTAGTACAATCTATATCAATGACAACACGTGCTCCAAGACCCGGAGAAGTTGATGGTGTGGATTATTATTTTGTAGACAAAGAAACATTTGAGGATGCAATCCAACATAATGAGTTAATAGAATATGCAGAATTTATAGGTAATTTCTATGGAACGCCAAGAAAATCAGTTTATGAGAAAATTAAAAACGGTGAAAATGTTATATTAGAAATTGAAGTGGTTGGTGCTACTCAAGTTTTGAAAAAAGAAAAAAAAGAAGATTTAATTTCTATCTTTCTAATGCCTCCAAGTTTGAAATCTCTAGAGCAAAGATTAAGAAGAAGAGGGACTGAGCAAGAATCTATAATTAAGCAACGTCTAGATAAAGCGCTTCTTGAAATACCTTTAAAACATAAATACCAATATGTAATAGAAATCGATAGTGTGGAAAATGCAGTTGCAAAAGTTAAAGAGGTTTTAACTAAAGAAAATACATTGGATATACCGTACGAAAAAAGTTATTATTACTCATTGAGAAATAAAGTAGAAAAATTAGTAAAAGACCAGTATTCATTTTTTGTAGAAAATTGAAAAGAAAATGTTGAAAATCTAGGAATTAAACAAAAAATATCAAACTTTAGTTTTCATGATTACCTAGTGGATATACTAACAGATAAAACATATGCACATGTTCTTGCGAGTGAAGACATCGAAATACTTGACAATAGTGATTTTATTGACTCTATCGTTGAACACTTTATGATTGATGTTAATTTCTTTAGTATCGAGCAAAGGGAGTTTTAA
- a CDS encoding serine/threonine protein kinase, whose protein sequence is MRNYEVGQLLAERYEVVSPIGKGGMASVYKAFDIITERMVAVKVVAPEIIVKQTGQERFEIEKEAFAKLSSNTNVVQLFDFFQSGDEWFIILECVEGGTLKDKLQRQGAMTLKEIKYYFGNLCDALQAAHNLGIVHRDIKPDNVLLTQSGEVKLGDFGISVMEGFTSEAAKAIGTPKYMPPEVIEAKKATPRSDIYSLGIMLYEFSTGVAPFLAKDAKKIATKHIKEKPTAPRLINPTIPQSLENIILRMIEKDPDNRYFSMKEVQSDLMSVKITDAPKPYVYHLKNTIHTDRGSLHIKLGTAVEKLPFILKNKFIITSLLLALLLLIALVVAMVI, encoded by the coding sequence GTGCGAAATTACGAAGTGGGTCAATTGTTGGCGGAGAGATACGAAGTTGTTTCACCTATTGGTAAAGGTGGAATGGCATCGGTCTATAAAGCTTTCGATATAATTACAGAGAGAATGGTTGCGGTAAAAGTAGTTGCACCCGAAATAATAGTTAAGCAAACTGGCCAAGAAAGATTCGAAATCGAAAAAGAAGCTTTTGCTAAGCTAAGTTCAAATACTAATGTAGTTCAACTTTTTGATTTTTTTCAATCTGGTGACGAGTGATTTATTATTTTAGAGTGTGTTGAAGGCGGAACTTTAAAAGACAAATTACAAAGACAAGGTGCAATGACACTAAAAGAAATAAAATACTACTTTGGAAATTTATGTGATGCACTTCAAGCAGCTCATAATTTAGGAATTGTTCATCGTGACATAAAACCAGATAATGTACTTCTAACACAAAGTGGCGAAGTAAAATTAGGGGATTTTGGAATATCTGTAATGGAAGGATTCACTAGTGAAGCAGCCAAGGCCATTGGAACACCAAAGTATATGCCACCCGAAGTGATTGAAGCAAAAAAGGCAACACCAAGAAGCGACATCTATTCATTAGGTATTATGTTATATGAGTTTTCAACAGGAGTTGCCCCGTTTCTAGCAAAAGATGCAAAAAAAATCGCAACTAAGCACATTAAAGAAAAACCTACGGCACCTAGGCTGATTAATCCGACAATTCCTCAAAGTTTAGAAAATATCATACTAAGAATGATTGAAAAAGACCCGGATAATAGATATTTCTCTATGAAAGAAGTTCAGTCGGATTTAATGAGTGTCAAAATTACAGATGCACCAAAACCTTATGTATATCATTTGAAAAATACTATTCATACAGATAGGGGCTCACTACATATTAAGTTAGGAACAGCGGTTGAAAAATTACCATTTATATTGAAAAACAAGTTCATCATAACTTCATTGCTTCTAGCATTATTACTATTGATAGCATTAGTGGTTGCTATGGTTATTTAA
- the rsgA gene encoding ribosome small subunit-dependent GTPase A, translating to MLKGRILKIVSEYAYISFEGNLYECKAKGKLRHINQTPATGDNVIFEIIDQENHKGQITSIEERKNQLYRPRITNVDQVVIVTSVKEPDFNSYTLNKYLAFVEYLKIKPILAFTKVDLLDSSSVVWEIAKAYQKIGYQTFLINNMIDTDTEWNRFTASLEGKVSVFTGQTGAGKSTTLNHIIPNLFEKTQQISKALNRGKHTTTKNELFAYKKGFIGDTPGFSSFELKDIDQYQLAHSYAFFASNMNKCKFNNCIHIPSTPGCEIIKSVFEDRFPKFIYEDYLKMQQELALNERRKGF from the coding sequence ATGTTAAAGGGAAGAATTTTAAAAATAGTAAGTGAGTATGCTTACATTAGTTTTGAAGGCAACCTATATGAATGCAAAGCAAAAGGTAAACTAAGACATATCAATCAAACACCAGCAACCGGTGATAATGTTATATTTGAAATTATTGATCAAGAAAACCACAAAGGTCAAATAACTTCAATAGAAGAAAGAAAAAATCAACTATACCGACCAAGGATTACCAATGTAGACCAAGTTGTAATTGTTACATCAGTTAAGGAACCCGATTTCAATTCTTATACTTTGAATAAATATCTTGCTTTTGTTGAGTATTTAAAAATAAAACCAATTTTAGCATTTACTAAAGTTGATTTGTTAGATAGTTCTAGTGTTGTTTGAGAAATTGCAAAAGCTTATCAAAAAATAGGGTATCAAACATTTCTTATAAACAATATGATAGATACTGATACAGAATGAAATAGATTCACTGCCTCATTAGAGGGGAAAGTTTCTGTTTTCACTGGACAAACTGGAGCTGGAAAATCAACAACTCTTAATCATATAATTCCTAATTTATTTGAGAAAACACAACAAATCTCTAAGGCGTTAAATAGAGGTAAACACACTACGACGAAGAATGAGTTATTTGCTTATAAAAAAGGCTTTATTGGAGACACACCAGGATTTTCATCATTTGAGTTAAAAGATATTGACCAATATCAGCTTGCACATAGTTATGCATTCTTTGCTTCGAATATGAATAAATGTAAATTTAATAATTGTATTCACATTCCAAGTACACCAGGATGTGAGATTATAAAAAGCGTCTTTGAAGATAGGTTTCCAAAATTTATATATGAAGATTATTTAAAAATGCAACAGGAGTTAGCATTGAATGAAAGAAGAAAAGGATTTTAA
- a CDS encoding Asp23/Gls24 family envelope stress response protein, which yields MENKAIYEAIKDAVVTVPGVVSFANYSAKSHLDIRTNDINKAVEMSMTDNIYRTKIHIILINGVNIRDVVNEVQIRVKYELEKLSQFVRNYIVDIAVDDLEII from the coding sequence ATGGAAAATAAAGCAATATATGAAGCAATAAAAGATGCTGTTGTAACTGTTCCAGGTGTTGTATCTTTTGCCAATTATTCTGCAAAGTCTCATCTAGATATTAGAACTAACGATATTAATAAAGCTGTTGAGATGTCTATGACAGATAACATTTATAGAACAAAAATTCACATTATCTTAATTAATGGCGTTAACATCCGAGACGTTGTCAATGAGGTTCAAATACGTGTAAAGTACGAACTGGAAAAGTTAAGTCAGTTTGTGCGAAATTATATAGTAGATATTGCGGTTGATGATTTAGAAATCATCTAA
- the rpmB gene encoding 50S ribosomal protein L28, with product MARKDSLTGKGPLSGNSRSHAMNSNKRKWNLNLQKVQVMDENGKVMTLKVSARTLRTLKKNNQLAK from the coding sequence ATGGCAAGAAAAGATAGTTTAACAGGAAAAGGACCATTATCTGGTAATTCAAGATCACACGCTATGAATTCAAATAAGAGAAAATGAAACCTTAACCTGCAGAAAGTTCAAGTTATGGACGAAAATGGTAAAGTTATGACTTTAAAAGTTTCAGCAAGAACTTTGAGAACTTTGAAAAAAAATAATCAATTAGCAAAATAA
- the rsmB gene encoding 16S rRNA (cytosine(967)-C(5))-methyltransferase RsmB, which produces MNPRKVAFDILIDVFEKKQFSNKLLNKVAKEKAMSNIDIAFVFKLVYGTIQYKIYLEYIVNKIIDQEKTPKNIQILLWLSLYQIKYLNTPIHSATNEAAEICKKIDLRKVGLVNKVVKNLNDDKLYEINIKNKQNVLALRNGYPFWLYKKWKDDYGEEIANQLVEFSNKIPPISFRVNVTKISIEEFVSTYKSVFSFEKSNLAKNSFITKEKVMNLDIYKKGFITIQDQASTLAVEVLNPRPKSRVLDMCCAPGGKLTHIAELMQNDGEIDGYELNIKKKKTLEDNINRLDLKNIKLHFTDSAHLSNIKYDYILLDAPCSGYGVIRKKPEIKLHKFSKEEVQKLLQTQKTLLETAYSCMSKDSTLVYSTCTINKDENENQIKEFITNHPDIKLIYERQIFGFENNSDGFYICKLVKQ; this is translated from the coding sequence ATGAACCCTCGAAAAGTAGCTTTTGACATTTTAATTGATGTTTTTGAAAAAAAGCAATTTTCAAATAAACTTTTGAACAAAGTTGCCAAAGAAAAAGCTATGTCTAATATTGACATAGCTTTTGTGTTTAAGCTTGTATACGGCACTATTCAATATAAAATTTATCTTGAGTATATTGTCAACAAAATAATAGACCAAGAAAAGACTCCAAAAAATATTCAAATCTTATTATGATTAAGCTTATATCAAATAAAGTACCTTAATACTCCAATTCATTCAGCCACTAATGAAGCCGCAGAAATTTGCAAAAAAATTGATTTGCGAAAAGTCGGTTTAGTTAACAAAGTAGTTAAAAATCTAAATGACGATAAACTTTATGAAATAAATATTAAGAATAAGCAAAACGTCTTGGCATTAAGAAATGGTTATCCCTTTTGGCTATACAAAAAGTGGAAAGACGATTATGGTGAAGAAATTGCAAATCAGTTAGTTGAATTTTCAAATAAGATTCCACCAATATCTTTTAGAGTAAATGTAACGAAGATCTCTATTGAGGAATTTGTGAGCACTTACAAATCTGTTTTTTCTTTTGAGAAGTCAAATCTTGCAAAAAACTCATTTATTACAAAAGAAAAAGTAATGAATCTAGATATTTATAAAAAGGGATTTATTACAATTCAAGATCAAGCAAGTACATTAGCCGTTGAAGTATTGAATCCTAGACCAAAATCGAGGGTTCTTGATATGTGTTGTGCGCCCGGAGGTAAGTTAACACATATAGCTGAATTGATGCAAAATGACGGTGAGATAGATGGCTATGAACTAAATATCAAAAAGAAAAAAACCCTAGAGGATAACATCAATAGATTAGATTTGAAAAATATTAAATTGCACTTTACTGACTCAGCACATTTATCGAACATAAAGTATGACTACATATTGCTTGATGCTCCTTGTTCGGGTTATGGTGTTATAAGAAAGAAACCAGAAATAAAGTTACATAAGTTTTCGAAAGAGGAGGTTCAAAAACTTTTGCAAACTCAAAAAACTTTATTGGAAACAGCGTATAGCTGTATGTCAAAAGACTCTACCTTAGTTTATTCCACTTGCACAATTAACAAAGACGAAAATGAAAATCAAATAAAAGAATTTATTACAAACCACCCAGATATCAAATTGATTTATGAAAGACAAATATTTGGCTTTGAAAACAATAGTGATGGTTTTTATATTTGTAAACTAGTCAAACAATAG
- the rlmN gene encoding 23S rRNA (adenine(2503)-C(2))-methyltransferase RlmN: protein MRKENIFKYTISDLQDILEKNGFKKFSANQIYDWLYVKLETNFANMTNLSKDLRDFLTSNFETKLLNDLITEESKDGTIKILFMLDDKKSIETVLMPQKYGQSVCVTTQVGCKMSCKFCASGLIKTERNLTVDEIVRQIYAINILLKEKYKDDPLNPRGRVSHIVVMGIGEPMDNYDNVIKFLKIINDPKGFEIGARHITVSTCGIVPKIKEFADLKTQVNLAISLHAPNDEVRNKIMPINRAFPINQLLDAVKYYIDVTNRRVTFEYILIDDVNDLPEHAHELAKLIKGINAYVNLIPYNEVEENPYRKSTKVDQFFKILKKHGVNAIVRKEFGADIDAACGQLRAKREGVIKNEI, encoded by the coding sequence ATGAGAAAAGAAAATATATTCAAGTACACAATATCAGACTTACAAGATATACTAGAAAAAAATGGGTTTAAAAAATTCTCAGCAAACCAAATTTATGATTGGCTTTATGTTAAATTAGAAACAAATTTTGCTAATATGACAAACTTAAGTAAAGACTTAAGAGATTTTTTAACAAGTAATTTTGAGACCAAACTTTTAAATGATTTAATAACCGAAGAATCAAAAGATGGAACAATAAAAATATTATTCATGCTAGATGATAAAAAAAGTATTGAAACCGTTTTAATGCCTCAAAAATACGGACAGTCAGTTTGCGTTACTACACAAGTTGGTTGTAAAATGTCATGCAAATTCTGTGCCTCTGGATTAATTAAAACCGAAAGAAATTTAACTGTTGATGAAATAGTGAGACAAATCTATGCGATTAATATTTTACTTAAGGAAAAATATAAAGATGATCCTTTAAATCCTAGGGGACGTGTTAGCCATATAGTTGTTATGGGTATTGGAGAACCTATGGACAATTATGATAATGTTATCAAATTCCTTAAAATTATAAATGACCCTAAAGGCTTTGAAATAGGGGCAAGACATATAACAGTTTCAACTTGCGGTATTGTACCAAAAATAAAAGAATTCGCAGATTTAAAAACTCAGGTAAATTTAGCTATATCTCTTCATGCTCCTAATGATGAAGTAAGAAACAAAATCATGCCAATTAATAGGGCTTTCCCCATAAATCAACTTCTTGATGCTGTTAAGTATTATATTGATGTTACAAATCGAAGGGTAACATTTGAGTATATACTAATTGATGATGTTAATGATCTTCCAGAACACGCTCACGAGTTAGCGAAATTAATAAAGGGTATAAATGCTTATGTAAATTTAATACCATATAATGAAGTAGAAGAAAATCCATATAGAAAATCTACAAAAGTTGATCAATTTTTTAAGATATTAAAGAAACACGGTGTAAATGCAATCGTTAGAAAAGAGTTTGGTGCGGATATTGATGCTGCTTGTGGTCAATTGAGAGCTAAAAGAGAAGGTGTCATTAAAAATGAAATTTAA